A single window of Triplophysa dalaica isolate WHDGS20190420 chromosome 14, ASM1584641v1, whole genome shotgun sequence DNA harbors:
- the LOC130435964 gene encoding LOW QUALITY PROTEIN: extracellular calcium-sensing receptor-like (The sequence of the model RefSeq protein was modified relative to this genomic sequence to represent the inferred CDS: inserted 1 base in 1 codon) produces the protein MAKRTVSXLLLLLYGACVTAAAQVCRRLSHQVLPLLSNEREINIGAVFSLHRTVVLKIYPFTYKPETTKCISLNLREFKFAQTLIFAIEEINNNAQLLPGVTLGYKIYDACGSVSQTVLSSMALMNGYEETLHDESCSKPPFVHAIVGESSSSPTIAMASLVGPFSIPVISHFATCACLSDRKRFPSFFRTIPSDYYQSKALAQLVKHFGWTWVGTLRSRNDYGNNGIAAFEKVAHQEGICIEYSEAITLTDPQEQLLKTLEVIKKATARVVVAFISSADFIPLLKITAQQNITGLQWVASESWITSRVIADKKEFSFLTGAVGFAVANAKIDGLREFLVTVHPDQEPKNDLLKEFWETVFQCSFRNTGSGTRVCTGSEHLTELQNEYTDVLELRIANKVYTAVYAIAHALHNLINDVKSATNISKGDLLTPQKVLEYIRDVNFTVNTGEKIFFLRGDPVAKYDLVNWQPAEDGSLQFKLVGVYDSSLPSEKLLQVDQENMVWAENSRQVPVSVCSESCPPGTRKALQKGRPVCCYDCIPCADGEISNETDSSDCLPCDLEYWSNENKDRCVLKVIEFLSYTEIMGIVLSICSVFGAFLSKLVYFVFYLQKETPIVRANNSELSFLLLFSLTLCFLCSLTFIGRPTEWSCMLRHTAFGITFVLCISCVLGKTIVVLMAFKGTLPGSNVMKWFGPLQQRLSVVSLTLIQVIICVLWLTISPPFPYKNMNYYREKIILECHVGSDVGFWAVLGYIGLLSIMCFVLAFLARKLPDNFNEAKFITFSMLIFCAVWITFIPAYVSSPGKYTVAMEIFAILASSFGLLFCIFAPKCHIILLKPEQNTKKSMIGKP, from the exons ATGGCTAAGAGGACAGTTT CTTTGCTTCTTCTGTTATATGGAGCTTGTGTCACAGCTGCAGCTCAAGTCTGCAGAAGGCTGAGCCATCAAGTCCTGCCACTACTTTCTAATGAAAGAGAAATCAACATTGGGGCAGTTTTCTCACTCCACAGAACTGTTGTGTTAAAGATATATCCTTTCACTTACAAACCAGAAACAACAAAGTGCATCAG CTTAAACTTGCGTGAGTTTAAATTTGCTCAGACTTTGATTTTTGCCATTGAAGAGATTAACAACAATGCACAACTTTTGCCTGGTGTCACTTTGggatataaaatatatgatgcCTGTGGCTCTGTCTCTCAGACTGTATTATCAAGCATGGCTTTAATGAATGGCTATGAAGAGACTTTGCATGATGAGTCCTGTTCTAAACCACCATTTGTTCATGCCATTGTAGGAGAATCAAGCTCTTCTCCCACTATTGCTATGGCCTCTTTAGTGGGCCCATTCAGCATCCCTGTT ATCAGTCATTTTGCCACATGTGCATGCCTGAGTGACAGAAAAAGGTTCCCGTCCTTTTTCAGAACAATACCCAGTGATTATTACCAAAGCAAAGCGCTGGCTCAGCTTGTCAAACACTTCGGCTGGACTTGGGTTGGAACGTTGAGGAGTCGCAATGACTACGGTAACAATGGAATTGCAGCATTTGAAAAAGTAGCACATCAAGAGGGGATTTGTATTGAATACTCAGAGGCCATTACGTTAACTGATCCACAAGAGCAGCTCCTAAAGACACTGGAGGTGATTAAAAAAGCCACAGCCAGGGTGGTGGTGGCCTTTATCTCATCTGCAGATTTTATCCCCCTCCTGAAAATAACAGCACAACAAAACATCACTGGGCTGCAGTGGGTCGCCAGTGAATCCTGGATCACTTCTCGTGTTATAGCTGACAAAAAAGAATTCAGTTTTCTCACAGGAGCTGTGGGCTTTGCTGTAGCGAACGCAAAAATCGATGGCCTACGAGAGTTTCTAGTGACTGTGCACCCGGATCAAGAACCAAAAAATGACCTTTTGAAGGAATTTTGGGAAACTGTTTTTCAGTGCTCTTTCAGAAACACCGGCAGTGGAACACGTGTCTGTACTGGCTCAGAACACTTAACAGAACtacaaaatgaatatactgATGTATTAGAGCTGCGCATAGCAAATAAAGTGTACACTGCAGTGTATGCTATCGCACATGCACTACATAATCtaataaatgatgtcaaatCTGCCACTAATATCAGCAAAGGAGATCTTCTCACACCACAGAAG GTGTTGGAGTATATACGAGATGTCAATTTCACTGTCAATACTGGtgagaaaatcttttttttgagGGGTGATCCAGTGGCAAAATATGATCTGGTGAACTGGCAGCCTGCTGAAGATGGAAGTCTGCAGTTTAAACTTGTTGGTGTGTATGACAGCTCACTGCCTTCAGAGAAACTCCTTCAAGTTGATCAAGAAAACATGGTATGGGCTGAAAATAGCAGACAG GTGCCCGTGTCTGTGTGCAGTGAGAGTTGTCCTCCAGGCACTAGGAAGGCTTTACAGAAAGGAAGACCTGTCTGCTGTTATGACTGTATTCCATGTGCAGATGGAGAAATCAGTAATGAGACAG ATTCTAGTGACTGCCTTCCTTGTGATTTGGAGTATTGGTCCAATGAAAACAAAGACAGATGTGTATTAAAAGTTATTGAATTCCTTTCCTATACAGAAATCATGGGGATTGTTCTTTCTATTTGTTCTGTCTTTGGagcatttttaagtaaattggtatattttgtgttttatcttcAAAAAGAAACACCTATCGTGAGAGCCAACAACTCAGAGCTGAGCTTCCTGTTACTCTTCTCATtgactctgtgttttctctgttcacttACTTTCATTGGTCGCCCCACTGAGTGGTCCTGTATGTTACGTCACACAGCGTTTGGGATCACTTTTGTCCTCTGTATCTCCTGTGTTCTGGGGAAAACAATAGTTGTGTTAATGGCCTTCAAGGGCACACTTCCAGGAAGTAAtgtcatgaaatggtttgggcctTTACAACAGAGACTCAGTGTTGTTTCTCTAACTTTAATACAGGTCATAATTTGTGTGCTTTGGTTAACAATATCTCCTCCTTTcccatataaaaacatgaactaTTACAGAGAAAAGATCATCTTAGAATGTCATGTAGGTTCAGATGTTGGTTTCTGGGCTGTTCTTGGTTATATTGGTCTGTTATCaatcatgtgttttgttttagcttTTCTGGCTCGAAAGCTGCCTGATAACTTCAATGAAGCTAAATTCATCACATTCAGTATGCTCATATTCTGTGCTGTGTGGATCACATTTATACCAGCTTATGTCAGTTCTCCTGGAAAATATACTGTAGCCATGGAGATATTTGCAATCTTAGCTTCGAGTTTTGGTttgttattttgcatatttgccCCCAAATGTCACATAATTTTGTTAAAACCAGagcaaaatacaaagaaaagtATGATTGGAAAACCGTGA